A region of Saccharomyces mikatae IFO 1815 strain IFO1815 genome assembly, chromosome: 12 DNA encodes the following proteins:
- the BER1 gene encoding Ber1p (similar to Saccharomyces cerevisiae BER1 (YLR412W); ancestral locus Anc_4.279): MDLEETVTKFKKTGKKSVSSRPFEEIVQINREILKESVFLSDLFQNLQPHLNNIKKIRCVAIGNFKNDFPATYQFALLLEIVNYIESENARDIHISIYDPIFTQEEIQYLKSLGSKWVMEEEFSANNASDYESVLYFLPHAPLNLTESILSSQRPHLWLANNIILHTDRYTKAVLCEKYPHLGKLVHYLEPNIALEAKKHDDADDFTTFIPKRKRKYKNNSSRLRVKLPEIDYDTIATKFTSCQILTDFDGGKYLKEEPWINSFSDLTLHAIGY; this comes from the coding sequence ATGGATTTAGAAGAGACTGTGAcaaagtttaaaaaaacTGGCAAAAAGTCAGTGTCTAGTAGACCTTTCGAGGAAATTGTTCAGATAAATAGAGAGATTCTGAAGGAATCGGTATTCCTTTCAGatttatttcaaaacttgCAGCCACACCTTAATAacatcaagaaaatacGATGTGTTGCAAttggaaattttaaaaatgATTTTCCTGCTACCTACCAATTTGCTCTTCTTTTAGAGATCGTTAACTATATAGAAAGCGAAAATGCCAGAGATATCCATATTTCCATATATGACCCGATATTTACTCAAGAAGAGATACAATACTTGAAAAGTTTGGGGAGCAAGTGGGTTATGGAGGAGGAATTTTCAGCGAACAATGCAAGCGATTATGAATCAGTactatattttcttcctcacGCTCCTTTGAATTTAACTGAAAGTATACTATCATCGCAGCGTCCACATTTATGGCTGGCAAACAATATCATATTACACACTGACAGATACACTAAAGCTGTACTTTGTGAAAAATATCCTCATTTAGGCAAGTTAGTTCATTACTTAGAGCCCAATATCGCGCTAGAAGCTAAGAAACATGATGATGCAGATGATTTCACCACATTTATTccaaagaggaaaagaaaatacaagAACAATTCCTCCAGGCTCAGGGTCAAACTCCCTGAAATAGATTATGACACAATAGCAACGAAATTCACATCCTGCCAAATACTTACTGACTTTGATGGCGGAAAGTATTTGAAGGAAGAACCCTGGATCAACTCTTTCTCTGATTTGACTTTACATGCTATAGGTTATTAG
- the INA1 gene encoding Ina1p (similar to Saccharomyces cerevisiae YKL187C and YLR413W; ancestral locus Anc_4.285), translating to MNFRLLLPICALLTFTTFLLTIIATSGSTSNYKPITNIYIGNADISKINVTKVMPQVGPILTVLGSALSAPNTTVDSIFGALKAIASTEALSPLLHLLSNAADTATTLSSLTNLARMALSSSNAGTTAAFSALDELLTTSKNATELLGGFSTLVSSMSTNATSNSSSLESTVLTLLVDSTNPIGTTESLITLNNMTSEEKIQLLPVFELFGNSKNTTATLDALGTIMNSTIPTSLVSSLFNSLNTSIAKGNNVTETITQLGSMVPATLKPAVQAVITLFDETTSQNVTLSVLSTMISENITESPSAKVAMVALTDLLDYSTNQTELLLSVEGLAASSEAASSTNQLVALDEILSSSANASTVVSLVPALESQLAKNTALLQYVPYLFSLLSASKDPVLSFSSLVNITKWAETNAATFSPMLKILNSAEKVTAITPEELKEITPSILEYLQIPVNYRLSIFTMCRAHLNKTMYSCSKSHAVQNMDFRSIVYDNIEGSEFKPYMDALNIGKDDLHLDGQLQDRQHMYVPAVRAALAMNLLCIIITFFLMIYLLLLSRRSVVNQKQWLVLGFISCWVCIFSGLGSTIFSVILNLMKSGSKKDDYDVIISGSSPFYGLMWSGFVLAVLVFLCIAYCWWISRRGAGVVEAEKTVQESDSTSRIIEEHESIIDAEKNFSR from the coding sequence ATGAATTTCAGACTACTCCTCCCGATCTGTGCGTTATTGACATTCACAACATTTTTGTTGACCATTATTGCTACCTCGGGTTCTACCTCGAATTATAAACCAATAACGAACATTTACATCGGTAATGCTGATATCTCAAAAATTAATGTTACAAAAGTTATGCCACAAGTTGGCCCAATTTTGACCGTGTTAGGTTCCGCATTGAGTGCTCCAAATACAACGGTAGACAGTATTTTTGGCGCTCTGAAAGCCATCGCTTCTACTGAGGCTTTGTCTCCTCTATTGCACTTATTGTCCAATGCTGCTGACACTGCGACTACATTATCGTCTTTGACAAATTTGGCTCGAATGGCCTTATCAAGTTCCAATGCTGGTACCACTGCCGCCTTCTCTGCCCTTGATGAGTTGTTGACCACCTCCAAAAATGCAACCGAACTCTTGGGTGGTTTCAGCACATTGGTATCGTCTATGTCAACAAATGCTACGTCTAATTCCTCTTCTTTGGAAAGTACTGTTTTAACCCTATTAGTCGATTCTACAAACCCTATAGGCACTACTGAGTCTTTGATTACTTTGAATAATATGACCAGcgaagaaaagatacaaTTGTTGCCTGTATTTGAGTTGTTtggaaattcaaaaaacaCAACTGCTACATTAGATGCATTAGGAACCATAATGAACTCTACCATTCCAACTTCATTGGTTTCCTCATTGTTCAATTCTTTAAACACAAGTATTGCGAAGGGCAATAATGTCACCGAGACAATTACACAGCTAGGTTCGATGGTTCCTGCCACTTTGAAACCAGCTGTACAGGCTGTTATTActttatttgatgaaactaCATCTCAAAACGTAACTTTGTCCGTATTGAGCACTATGATTTCTGAGAACATAACCGAATCGCCTTCTGCTAAAGTTGCTATGGTTGCCCTAACTGATTTATTGGATTATAGTACAAACCAAACAGAACTTCTTTTATCTGTTGAAGGTTTAGCTGCCTCAAGTGAAGCCGCTTCCTCTACTAATCAATTAGTGGCACTTGATGAAATACTTTCTAGCAGTGCTAACGCATCCACAGTCGTTTCCCTAGTTCCAGCCTTGGAATCTCAACTGGCCAAAAACACCGCATTGCTTCAATATGTTCCATATTTATTCAGTCTACTATCTGCATCTAAAGACCCAGTATTGAGTTTCTCATCTTTGGTCAACATCACCAAGTGGGCAGAGACTAACGCTGCTACCTTTTCACCAATGTTGAAAATTCTGAACTCCGCTGAAAAAGTGACGGCAATCACACCAGAAGAACTTAAGGAGATAACTCCTTCTATCCTTGAATATTTGCAAATTCCTGTCAATTATCGTTTATCCATCTTCACGATGTGTCGTGCTCACTTAAACAAAACAATGTATTCGTGTAGTAAGTCACACGCAGTTCAAAACATGGATTTCAGATCGATTGTGTACGATAACATCGAAGGATCAGAATTCAAGCCTTATATGGATGCTTTGAATATTGGTAAAGATGATCTACATTTAGATGGTCAATTACAAGACAGACAACACATGTATGTTCCTGCAGTCAGAGCTGCTTTGGCCATGAATTTATTGtgcatcatcatcaccttCTTCCTAATGATATACCTGCTCTTGTTAAGTAGACGTTCTGTGGTCAATCAAAAACAATGGTTAGTGTTAGGATTCATTTCCTGTTGGGTATGTATTTTCAGCGGGTTGGGTAGTACCATCTTCAGCGTTATTCTCAATCTCATGAAATCCGGTAGCAAAAAGGATGATTACGACGTCATAATTTCCGGTTCTTCTCCATTTTATGGTCTCATGTGGTCTGGTTTTGTATTAGCTGTCCTTGTATTTCTCTGCATTGCATACTGCTGGTGGATCAGCAGAAGAGGGGCCGGCGTTGttgaagctgaaaaaaCTGTTCAAGAAAGTGATTCAACTTCAAGGATCATTGAAGAGCATGAAAGTATCATTGATGCTGAAAAGAACTTCTCTAGGtaa
- the PUN1 gene encoding Pun1p (similar to Saccharomyces cerevisiae PUN1 (YLR414C); ancestral locus Anc_4.286), translating into MRNFFTLFFAAIFSLGALILAIIACAGSTKNYSPINKIYCAELDLSQMKVSKVFPSLTSVTLSSLGLPAYINIGLWSYCIEDSSRNIQSCSSPNGIQKFNLTSLVYDNIEKNEALELIDSVADIVLPEKLRSKMTYYNNLVKCMFITILIGIVLTFVNLAFNILRCVLHIRPLAWGGAFFSFFAFVALLVSIGSCLGTYSYIKYILKHNYDDYGISMSIGRIYQGLMWGAVVGALLNFILWCSVRSRPTVVHANAPIEEKPLI; encoded by the coding sequence atgagaaattttttcacattattttttgcgGCTATATTTTCGCTTGGAGCACTCATATTGGCCATCATTGCATGTGCAGGTTCAACAAAGAACTACAGTCCTATAAATAAAATCTACTGTGCAGAATTGGATCTGTCACAGATGAAGGTATCGAAGGTCTTCCCTTCTTTAACTTCTGTTACACTGTCCTCGTTGGGTTTGCCGGCCTACATTAATATAGGGCTTTGGTCATACTGCATAGAGGATTCGTCGCGTAATATTCAATCGTGTTCGTCACCAAACggaattcaaaaattcaaccTAACGTCATTAGTGTATGACAATATCGAAAAAAACGAGGCTTTGGAGCTGATAGATTCCGTGGCAGATATTGTCTTGCCAGAAAAACTCAGGAGTAAGATGACAtactacaacaatttagTCAAATGTATGTTCATCACCATCCTAATTGGTATCGTGTTGACTTTTGTCAATCTAGCCTTCAATATTCTGCGCTGCGTTCTCCATATCAGACCGTTAGCGTGGGGCGGcgcctttttttcattctttgcTTTCGTTGCGCTATTGGTGAGTATAGGTTCATGTTTGGGCACTTACTCATACATCAAGTACATCTTGAAGCACAACTATGATGACTATGGTATTTCAATGAGCATTGGTAGAATTTACCAAGGTCTGATGTGGGGAGCTGTTGTTGGGGCCTTACTAAATTTCATTCTATGGTGCAGTGTCAGGTCGAGGCCGACTGTCGTACACGCAAACGCACCAATTGAGGAGAAACCATTAATATGA